A part of Helicobacter fennelliae genomic DNA contains:
- a CDS encoding TonB-dependent receptor plug domain-containing protein has protein sequence MKKWSLSFALIVSLVSGVAMSNIYAESQSNEQESKNSTESADSTDSASGAGILLEKSKVTAQALMSELPIELQSKQVSIINKDTLLETSGSGGIQGVLEKVPGILYSRSGGINGQITIRGQNSNSARSIVMIDGVRYSGRSTLEFNMLDPYAFDSIEVIRGPASSLWGSDAMNGVINFRSRTSNYNIGGETFKATARLRALEYGSVNNMFGGRAEILGGGAGFDVLIGFSGRTAQDYKTPITENGSDEAKNSEYNSLGVDFNIGYSTKNAIAYLQGRYARVESHRAGGRGAAPGSSYGIFMSEIPINEYYLRAGAKKTGLSFADSMEAYLYYRHWDTDIWNNRSQFTGTQKPNIHQQVYDNNYFGGRLIFDGTYGRHNLAYGAEFESSISPTQVVQNNLKDRAINTTNRPSTNTDFALFVKDDFKAFDSWYLSGALRADYVLTTISKTRSSTEITGIASNNAIAINAARLLDENGVIHSGAVTGSIGSVYFLNDYFSNVINLSHNFKNPGSGTRMSSTPSGSSTLTVANPLIKPEYSQTAEFGFRFQSENHFASLIGFFTNYIDMLALSSYQNASIQANNLYRHENIGRAFITGVELEGRHSFLDNMIAIHYSGAYNFGQNLTDNKPIAYLAPLYGQVSIWLNFKYWFFNFTERGYGAKTRIDSSEERKTDAYAMSDIYLGVKVGKFDFWGNKDMEFIFSITNVFNQIGRNPVVVENVSFARALTNPLIEPGRSFNAKLVWKY, from the coding sequence ATGAAAAAGTGGTCTTTATCTTTCGCGCTCATTGTGTCGCTTGTATCAGGTGTCGCGATGTCAAATATTTATGCTGAGAGTCAAAGCAATGAACAGGAGAGCAAAAATTCCACAGAATCTGCAGATTCCACAGATTCTGCAAGTGGTGCAGGCATACTTTTAGAAAAATCCAAAGTAACAGCCCAAGCTCTTATGAGTGAGCTACCCATAGAATTACAATCCAAGCAAGTAAGCATTATCAATAAAGACACACTTTTGGAGACAAGCGGAAGTGGCGGGATACAAGGCGTGCTAGAAAAAGTTCCGGGAATCTTATATTCGCGCTCTGGCGGGATTAATGGACAAATCACAATCCGCGGGCAAAACTCAAACAGTGCGCGCTCAATCGTAATGATTGATGGTGTGCGATATAGCGGGCGAAGCACATTAGAATTTAACATGCTTGATCCATACGCGTTTGATTCTATTGAGGTTATACGCGGTCCTGCAAGCTCACTTTGGGGAAGCGATGCGATGAATGGCGTCATCAACTTTCGCTCTCGCACTTCAAACTACAACATCGGCGGAGAGACTTTCAAAGCGACTGCACGGCTTCGCGCGCTAGAATATGGCAGTGTAAATAATATGTTTGGCGGAAGGGCAGAGATTCTAGGTGGTGGTGCTGGATTTGATGTGCTTATCGGATTTAGTGGTAGGACAGCTCAAGACTACAAAACCCCAATCACAGAAAATGGCTCAGACGAAGCCAAAAACTCCGAATACAACTCGCTTGGAGTAGATTTTAATATCGGATATAGCACCAAAAATGCGATCGCTTATCTGCAAGGTCGCTATGCGCGCGTAGAATCTCATCGCGCTGGAGGGCGTGGTGCAGCTCCGGGAAGTAGCTATGGGATATTTATGAGTGAGATTCCGATAAATGAGTATTATCTGCGCGCAGGGGCAAAAAAGACAGGCTTAAGCTTTGCGGATTCTATGGAGGCGTATTTGTATTATCGCCATTGGGATACAGATATTTGGAATAATCGCTCTCAATTTACAGGCACGCAAAAACCAAATATCCACCAACAAGTCTATGATAATAACTACTTTGGCGGGCGACTTATTTTTGATGGCACTTATGGACGCCATAATCTAGCTTATGGAGCGGAGTTTGAAAGCTCTATCTCACCTACACAAGTAGTGCAAAACAACCTTAAAGATAGAGCTATTAATACCACAAACCGCCCAAGCACAAATACAGATTTTGCGCTCTTTGTCAAAGATGACTTCAAAGCGTTTGATTCGTGGTATTTGAGCGGGGCATTGCGAGCGGATTATGTGCTTACGACGATTTCAAAAACCCGCTCAAGCACAGAAATCACTGGTATTGCCTCTAATAATGCGATAGCAATTAATGCAGCGCGTTTGCTTGATGAAAATGGCGTGATCCATAGTGGTGCAGTTACAGGATCGATTGGCTCTGTGTATTTTTTGAATGATTATTTTTCAAATGTGATTAATCTAAGCCATAACTTCAAAAATCCCGGCTCTGGCACTAGAATGTCAAGCACACCAAGCGGAAGTAGCACACTCACTGTGGCAAATCCGCTCATAAAGCCTGAATATTCTCAAACAGCAGAATTTGGCTTTCGATTCCAAAGTGAAAATCACTTTGCCTCACTCATTGGATTTTTTACAAATTATATCGATATGCTTGCTTTGAGCTCATATCAGAATGCAAGTATCCAAGCAAATAATCTGTATCGCCATGAAAACATCGGACGCGCATTTATCACTGGTGTGGAGCTTGAAGGCAGACATAGCTTTTTGGATAATATGATTGCGATTCATTATTCTGGAGCGTATAACTTCGGGCAGAATCTAACTGATAATAAGCCAATCGCCTATCTTGCGCCACTATATGGGCAAGTAAGCATTTGGCTTAATTTTAAATATTGGTTTTTTAACTTCACAGAGCGAGGCTATGGCGCAAAAACGCGCATAGATTCTAGTGAAGAGCGAAAAACTGATGCGTATGCGATGAGTGATATTTATCTTGGCGTGAAGGTTGGCAAGTTTGATTTCTGGGGCAATAAAGATATGGAATTTATTTTTTCTATCACAAATGTATTTAATCAAATCGGACGCAATCCTGTGGTCGTAGAAAATGTAAGCTTTGCTCGCGCACTTACAAATCCGCTCATCGAGCCGGGCAGAAGCTTTAATGCCAAACTTGTATGGAAATACTAA